From Alteromonas sp. RKMC-009, one genomic window encodes:
- a CDS encoding MaoC family dehydratase: MQHVKQALKAAFKKADKPLLDRCITEQRSPGLPDIRRIQHFPARRVIRASRAFNRLHHWQYDTLHPCFPLFLGLSLHIDVLTANASPFPLMGLVHTENTINQLLPLNAEDMEITCHFSDVRLHPRGIAIDVMLTVTQQDIVRQQITSTYLYRGASGVLKQTPESDGAYVSGPEKTFTATSVMNFDAAAGRRYARISGDYNPIHLYRWCARLFGFKHAIAHGTHVLARCISTLSDATATGQHAFSVTNAFRYPVLLPSEMRLNSNGEESIEGSEVSEVSFELRDKQAVRRKQVVLCGRIGAPLQHIPANPRN, translated from the coding sequence GTGCAGCATGTTAAACAGGCTCTGAAAGCGGCCTTCAAAAAAGCCGACAAGCCTCTGTTGGACCGGTGTATCACGGAGCAGCGTTCACCCGGGTTGCCAGACATCCGTCGAATTCAGCATTTTCCTGCCCGGCGGGTCATCCGTGCATCCCGGGCCTTTAACCGCCTTCATCACTGGCAATACGATACCCTGCATCCCTGCTTTCCTCTCTTTTTGGGGTTGTCACTGCACATCGACGTACTTACCGCTAACGCGTCGCCTTTTCCGCTGATGGGGCTGGTGCATACAGAAAATACCATAAATCAACTTTTGCCGCTGAATGCAGAAGACATGGAGATTACTTGTCATTTCAGTGATGTACGTCTTCATCCGCGGGGCATTGCCATTGACGTGATGCTGACAGTGACCCAGCAGGATATTGTGCGTCAGCAAATTACCAGTACGTATCTATACAGGGGCGCTTCCGGCGTGCTGAAACAGACCCCGGAAAGTGACGGTGCATATGTCTCAGGGCCTGAAAAAACCTTTACAGCCACCTCTGTAATGAACTTTGACGCCGCTGCAGGACGCCGGTACGCCCGTATCAGCGGCGACTATAACCCTATTCATCTTTACCGCTGGTGTGCCAGGCTGTTTGGCTTTAAACACGCCATTGCCCATGGCACTCATGTGCTTGCACGATGCATCTCAACGCTGAGCGATGCAACAGCGACGGGGCAGCATGCTTTTTCTGTTACCAATGCGTTCAGGTATCCCGTGCTGTTGCCGTCTGAAATGCGGCTTAACAGCAACGGGGAAGAAAGTATCGAAGGCAGTGAAGTGTCTGAAGTGTCTTTCGAACTGCGGGACAAGCAGGCAGTTCGCAGGAAGCAGGTAGTGCTGTGCGGACGCATCGGCGCACCGTTACAACACATACCGGCTAACCCGCGAAATTAA
- a CDS encoding putative bifunctional diguanylate cyclase/phosphodiesterase: MDAQYHPGLVALSLGVAFIASLTALDMAGRLRATKGIASHLWLTGGAFSMGVGIWSMHFIGMLAMDMSTHVMYDIPLTLVSFLAAILTSGLALAVVRNGSPTAGRLAAGALLMGAGVCIMHYVGMEAMQMHGELSYDPLIFACSVLIAVGASAAALWLVFSLNPVANQRPSFWFRVAAGMVMAVGIAGMHYTGMAATIYPEGMHMMPVDGLSPGRLAVSVASVSVSIMLSALVLSIYDTHLTSKNAQLAASLSDANRELKSMVYRDSLTTLPNRLHFEEKIEELLQQGSDSFSVFFVDLDHFKNVNDSLGHHVGDLLIRQSADRLRAAVRETDLVARVGGDEFMVLIQGNPSRKVAESLAFRIVESLQQPFQIEDMLVHVSSSVGVSMYPDHAAQKHELMIYADAAMYAAKKSGRNNYVFYQENMTSGTERRSKMDERLRLALLNDGLSLAYQPKVEVSTGKVTGVEALVRWQDDVLGTVTPDELIPFAEDSNLILPLGEWVLRKACQFSANWEKEFGVALPIAVNISALQLSHRGFVESVKLILEETGLAANRLELELTESTLVKDPKYAQGVMSALRDAGVSLSIDDFGTGYSNLAQLRRFPIDRLKIDKSFMSEAVFNDQDAAIVKSVIALAKILNLKVTTEGIETEEQLEFIRSLNGQEYQGYYYSKALPADELKTLLLKKLAQAS; the protein is encoded by the coding sequence ATGGATGCACAATATCACCCCGGACTTGTTGCGCTCTCACTTGGTGTCGCATTCATTGCTTCCCTGACGGCGCTGGATATGGCGGGACGCCTGCGTGCGACTAAAGGCATCGCCTCACATTTATGGCTGACCGGTGGCGCGTTTTCCATGGGCGTCGGGATCTGGTCGATGCATTTTATCGGCATGCTGGCAATGGATATGTCCACGCATGTGATGTACGACATTCCCCTTACCCTGGTATCTTTTCTGGCAGCCATTCTCACTTCAGGCCTGGCGCTGGCGGTGGTTCGTAACGGTAGCCCGACAGCCGGACGGCTGGCGGCTGGTGCTCTGCTGATGGGAGCCGGCGTGTGCATCATGCATTATGTGGGAATGGAAGCCATGCAAATGCATGGTGAACTGAGTTATGACCCGCTAATTTTTGCCTGCTCGGTGCTCATCGCTGTAGGCGCGTCTGCTGCTGCACTCTGGTTAGTGTTCAGCCTGAACCCGGTCGCTAATCAACGTCCTTCCTTCTGGTTTCGGGTAGCTGCCGGTATGGTGATGGCTGTGGGGATTGCCGGTATGCACTACACCGGTATGGCGGCAACCATTTATCCTGAAGGCATGCATATGATGCCGGTGGATGGCTTGTCTCCCGGCAGGCTGGCTGTGTCAGTGGCCTCGGTATCGGTGAGCATTATGCTGAGTGCTCTGGTGCTGTCTATCTACGATACTCACCTGACATCGAAAAACGCCCAACTGGCGGCGTCGCTGAGTGATGCAAACCGTGAACTGAAAAGCATGGTCTACCGTGATTCGCTGACTACGCTCCCTAACCGGTTGCACTTTGAAGAAAAAATCGAGGAATTACTGCAACAGGGCAGTGACTCCTTCAGCGTGTTTTTCGTCGACCTGGACCATTTCAAGAATGTGAATGACTCGCTGGGCCATCATGTGGGTGACTTATTGATCAGGCAATCGGCAGACCGGTTACGTGCAGCGGTCAGGGAAACGGATCTGGTTGCCAGGGTTGGCGGCGATGAGTTTATGGTGCTCATTCAGGGCAATCCGTCCCGTAAAGTGGCGGAAAGTCTGGCGTTTCGCATTGTTGAGTCTCTGCAGCAACCATTTCAGATTGAAGACATGCTGGTTCACGTATCCAGCAGCGTGGGCGTGAGCATGTATCCTGATCACGCTGCACAGAAACATGAACTGATGATTTACGCCGATGCTGCCATGTATGCGGCGAAAAAGTCTGGCAGAAACAATTATGTGTTTTATCAGGAAAATATGACCAGCGGTACAGAGCGCCGGAGCAAAATGGATGAACGTCTAAGACTGGCTTTATTAAACGACGGCCTGAGTCTGGCGTACCAGCCTAAAGTGGAGGTAAGCACAGGCAAAGTCACCGGTGTGGAAGCACTGGTCCGCTGGCAGGATGACGTACTGGGAACGGTTACGCCGGATGAACTGATCCCGTTTGCTGAAGATTCGAATCTTATCTTGCCGTTGGGTGAGTGGGTACTCAGAAAAGCGTGTCAGTTTTCAGCAAACTGGGAAAAGGAGTTTGGTGTGGCGCTGCCTATTGCAGTGAATATTTCAGCGCTGCAACTGAGTCACAGAGGTTTTGTGGAATCAGTAAAATTAATTTTAGAGGAAACCGGTCTGGCAGCGAACCGTCTTGAACTTGAGCTGACGGAGAGCACCCTGGTGAAGGATCCCAAATACGCGCAGGGCGTTATGTCGGCCTTACGGGATGCCGGGGTGTCGTTATCCATCGACGATTTCGGAACAGGTTATTCCAATCTGGCCCAGCTACGCCGGTTCCCTATCGACCGCCTGAAGATTGATAAGAGCTTTATGTCGGAAGCGGTATTTAATGATCAGGATGCAGCTATCGTGAAATCGGTCATTGCGCTGGCAAAAATACTGAACCTGAAAGTGACTACCGAAGGTATTGAAACCGAAGAACAGCTGGAATTTATCCGTTCACTGAACGGGCAGGAATATCAGGGCTATTATTACAGCAAAGCCCTGCCGGCAGACGAACTCAAAACCTTACTACTTAAAAAACTGGCGCAGGCCAGTTAA
- a CDS encoding uracil-DNA glycosylase family protein — protein sequence MTETEPAKLFSDIHRCTLCSGLLPHAPRPVVQLHAEAKIVIVGQAPGIKAHESHQPWNDASGDKLRLWLGVNRSAFYSSLFTHLPMAFCFPGYKNGADAPPPKICSATWHKPVLDQLSPELMIHIGRYSQQYYFPEYKTLTDAVEQTASSGSDAVVLPHPSGRNNRWLARHPWFENRVLPLLREKVAAILA from the coding sequence ATGACTGAAACGGAACCGGCCAAATTATTCAGTGACATACACCGTTGCACGCTGTGTTCAGGGTTATTACCCCATGCTCCCCGACCGGTAGTGCAACTGCATGCTGAAGCGAAAATTGTGATTGTCGGACAGGCACCCGGCATCAAAGCTCACGAAAGCCACCAACCCTGGAATGACGCCAGTGGCGATAAACTTCGCCTCTGGCTCGGGGTGAACCGGTCAGCATTTTATTCGTCTTTATTTACTCACCTGCCCATGGCATTTTGCTTTCCGGGCTACAAGAATGGTGCAGATGCACCACCGCCTAAAATCTGTTCTGCCACCTGGCACAAACCGGTTCTCGATCAGTTGTCACCTGAACTCATGATCCATATCGGGCGCTACTCACAGCAATATTATTTTCCTGAGTACAAAACCTTAACTGATGCAGTAGAACAAACAGCTTCATCAGGTTCGGATGCTGTGGTGCTGCCCCATCCGTCAGGCCGGAATAACCGGTGGCTGGCGAGGCATCCCTGGTTTGAAAACAGGGTGCTGCCTTTACTCAGAGAGAAGGTTGCAGCGATCCTTGCCTGA
- a CDS encoding DUF3237 domain-containing protein produces MTSLLKKYLSAAIITFSLFPLAANAKDSHQYADIPAPEFEFLFEAVVTLDPPLEVGETRYGKRRIIGINGGEFRGPELNGKVLGGGADWQTVRKDGTADLVADYSLQTDSGEIIYVHNEGIRTASPEVLARLAKGEDMPAASYYMRTAAKLEVASDSPYAWLNKSVIVSTGMRKANSVVLHFYRVK; encoded by the coding sequence ATGACTTCGCTACTCAAGAAATACTTGTCAGCCGCCATCATAACATTCTCGTTGTTTCCTCTGGCAGCCAATGCAAAAGATTCACATCAGTATGCTGACATTCCGGCTCCGGAGTTTGAGTTTCTTTTTGAAGCCGTTGTAACACTTGATCCGCCCCTTGAAGTCGGTGAGACACGATACGGTAAACGCCGGATTATCGGCATTAATGGCGGTGAATTTCGCGGCCCCGAACTCAACGGAAAGGTGTTGGGAGGCGGCGCCGACTGGCAGACAGTGAGAAAGGACGGAACCGCAGATCTGGTGGCGGATTACAGCCTGCAAACCGACTCCGGCGAGATCATCTATGTGCATAATGAAGGGATCCGCACCGCTTCACCGGAAGTGCTGGCCAGACTGGCTAAAGGAGAAGACATGCCAGCAGCGTCTTACTATATGCGTACTGCCGCAAAGCTGGAAGTCGCTTCGGACAGTCCCTACGCCTGGCTGAATAAGTCAGTTATCGTGTCCACCGGTATGCGAAAAGCCAACAGCGTCGTCCTGCATTTCTACCGCGTTAAGTAA
- a CDS encoding acyltransferase family protein — MNKGLSVYLEMVRVVATFLVLLSHAGHFGPLWLQDILGEARLGRDGVVLFFVLSGFVITWCGKEKDKNLYSFATNRMARIYSVAVPGLLLGIIASLIHTSVQGEPVDYTINKAWLYYPIFLTFYSQSWLGFLFPAGNFPYWSLSYEVWYYVFIAVVLYANRYRWLLIFAVVLIMGPYIALFLPLWGMGALLYVCKDKYTPGRGTALFLFAATLLGFIATKVTAFDSVLDEFNHYVLGSPPKFIPAKQFLGDYFLALLAVVNFYSAYHLRIRIGELATKAVKALACFSFSIYLYHTPLFLLLSLVPFFHDAASWTSYILAVVFALVACRVLASFTELKKKPLKAAIDRTADHLLKISKRKVTAK, encoded by the coding sequence ATGAACAAAGGATTGTCTGTATACCTTGAGATGGTCAGGGTAGTTGCCACCTTTCTGGTACTGCTGTCTCACGCCGGTCACTTCGGGCCATTATGGCTTCAGGATATTCTCGGAGAAGCCCGCCTGGGCAGAGATGGCGTGGTATTGTTTTTCGTGCTCAGCGGGTTTGTTATAACCTGGTGCGGGAAAGAGAAAGATAAAAACCTGTATTCCTTCGCCACCAACCGGATGGCGCGGATTTACTCTGTGGCTGTGCCCGGTCTGCTGCTGGGAATCATTGCCAGCCTTATTCATACATCTGTTCAGGGCGAACCGGTAGACTACACCATCAACAAAGCCTGGTTGTACTATCCTATTTTTCTGACTTTTTATTCCCAGTCGTGGCTGGGATTCCTGTTCCCCGCCGGAAACTTCCCGTACTGGTCGCTAAGTTATGAAGTCTGGTATTACGTATTTATTGCCGTGGTGCTTTATGCAAACCGCTACCGCTGGTTACTCATTTTCGCAGTAGTTTTGATCATGGGACCGTATATTGCGCTGTTTCTGCCGTTGTGGGGAATGGGCGCATTGCTGTATGTGTGCAAAGATAAATACACGCCGGGCCGGGGCACGGCGTTATTCCTGTTTGCTGCAACTTTACTCGGATTTATTGCAACAAAGGTAACTGCTTTTGATTCTGTGCTGGATGAATTTAATCATTATGTACTCGGCTCGCCGCCTAAATTTATTCCTGCCAAGCAGTTTCTGGGGGATTATTTTCTGGCTCTGCTGGCAGTCGTGAATTTTTACAGTGCATACCATCTGCGTATCAGGATTGGTGAGCTGGCAACCAAAGCTGTGAAAGCGCTGGCTTGTTTCTCCTTCAGTATTTATCTGTACCACACTCCGCTATTTCTACTGTTATCTCTGGTGCCGTTTTTCCATGATGCAGCCAGCTGGACCAGCTACATTCTTGCTGTCGTCTTCGCATTGGTCGCCTGCCGGGTGCTGGCATCGTTCACTGAGCTGAAGAAAAAGCCGTTGAAGGCGGCCATTGACCGGACCGCAGACCACCTGCTTAAAATCAGCAAACGGAAAGTCACAGCAAAATAA
- a CDS encoding sodium:solute symporter family protein: MKLSSFDVLVIAGYLCVVILLGMGIARFNKKNTTDYFLGQNKIPWPFLGLSNASGMFDISGTMWMVYLLFIYGLKSVFIPWLWPSFNQIFLMIFLSIWLRRSGVMTGAEWIRFRFGEGRGATLSHIIVVVFALISVLGLLAYGFTGIGKFAAAFLPWQLSADVRLNEVLYGALITGFTALYVVRGGMVSVVYTEVLQFLVMTAACIAIGVIAMMQVSPDMLAAVVPEGWTSLSFGWQLDLDWQTLLPEANERIAGDGYSLFSLFIMLGLFKGILQSLAGPAPNFDMQRILAARTPSEAAKMSGFVSIVLLFPRYMMVTGLTVLALVYLTPALNQMDSAADFEQILPLTLANFIPSGLLGLIIAGLLATFMSTFAATSNAAPAYVVNDIYKRYINPDIPERKALKLSYLVSVLFIVCGSLLGLFVPSLNSMVMWLVSALYGGYTAANVLKWYWWRFNGMAFFCGMTAGIILSVFLMFTDIQPLYAFPFLFGFCLLVCIGVSLLTRPDDIGVLKAFYQKTRPWGWWQPVVRALQEDGVAITANNQFKKDAANVVVGVVWHTALTAAPIFMVIKAWEPFVVSLSVIALCTAWLKIFWWDPLKRTVE, encoded by the coding sequence ATGAAGTTGTCGTCTTTTGACGTTCTCGTCATTGCTGGCTATCTCTGTGTTGTCATTCTGCTTGGAATGGGAATAGCCAGATTTAACAAAAAAAACACAACAGATTATTTTCTCGGCCAGAATAAAATCCCCTGGCCGTTCCTCGGGCTGTCCAATGCCTCAGGCATGTTCGATATCAGTGGCACCATGTGGATGGTGTACCTGCTTTTTATCTATGGTTTGAAAAGCGTATTCATTCCATGGCTCTGGCCCAGTTTTAACCAAATTTTTCTTATGATTTTCCTTTCCATCTGGCTGCGCAGATCGGGTGTGATGACGGGCGCAGAATGGATACGGTTCCGGTTTGGCGAAGGGCGGGGTGCCACGCTGAGCCATATCATTGTTGTTGTATTTGCGTTGATCAGTGTGCTGGGGCTTCTCGCTTACGGATTCACCGGTATCGGCAAATTCGCTGCGGCCTTCCTGCCCTGGCAGTTAAGTGCAGATGTCAGGCTTAACGAAGTGCTTTACGGCGCTTTGATCACCGGGTTTACCGCGCTTTATGTTGTGCGCGGTGGCATGGTGAGTGTGGTCTACACCGAGGTGTTACAGTTTTTAGTCATGACAGCGGCCTGCATTGCCATCGGTGTGATTGCAATGATGCAGGTTTCTCCGGATATGCTGGCTGCGGTGGTGCCTGAGGGATGGACATCACTGTCGTTTGGCTGGCAACTGGATTTGGACTGGCAAACGTTGTTGCCTGAGGCTAATGAACGGATTGCCGGTGACGGTTATTCACTGTTTTCGCTTTTCATTATGCTGGGGCTTTTCAAAGGCATTTTGCAAAGTCTGGCCGGGCCGGCGCCTAACTTTGATATGCAGCGTATTCTTGCTGCGCGCACACCGTCAGAGGCGGCTAAGATGAGCGGTTTTGTCAGTATTGTACTGTTATTTCCCCGCTACATGATGGTCACCGGGCTCACCGTACTGGCGCTGGTTTATCTCACGCCGGCTTTAAATCAAATGGACAGCGCTGCAGATTTCGAGCAAATATTACCGCTGACCCTGGCCAATTTTATTCCGTCCGGTCTGCTGGGGCTCATTATTGCAGGGCTGCTGGCAACTTTCATGTCTACCTTTGCTGCCACATCAAACGCCGCACCGGCCTACGTGGTCAACGATATTTATAAACGCTACATCAATCCTGATATACCGGAAAGAAAGGCGTTGAAACTCAGCTATCTGGTGTCTGTTCTTTTCATCGTCTGCGGTTCGTTACTCGGGTTGTTTGTACCGTCACTGAACAGCATGGTGATGTGGCTGGTGTCTGCGTTATACGGTGGTTATACGGCAGCGAATGTACTGAAGTGGTACTGGTGGCGTTTCAATGGCATGGCTTTCTTTTGCGGCATGACGGCGGGAATTATTCTGTCGGTCTTTCTTATGTTCACCGATATCCAGCCGTTGTATGCGTTCCCGTTTTTATTCGGTTTCTGCTTGCTGGTGTGCATTGGCGTCAGCCTGCTCACCCGACCGGATGATATAGGAGTGCTGAAGGCGTTCTATCAGAAAACCCGTCCCTGGGGCTGGTGGCAGCCGGTCGTGCGGGCACTGCAGGAAGATGGCGTCGCAATAACTGCGAACAACCAGTTTAAAAAAGATGCCGCTAATGTGGTGGTGGGTGTTGTCTGGCATACAGCATTAACCGCAGCACCAATCTTTATGGTCATTAAAGCCTGGGAACCCTTTGTTGTCAGCCTGTCAGTGATAGCCCTGTGCACAGCGTGGCTAAAAATATTCTGGTGGGATCCGCTCAAGCGCACGGTGGAGTGA
- a CDS encoding sialate O-acetylesterase, with amino-acid sequence MKKSLLCMTLSLVMSVHASAAEIATLFTDHMVLQRDKPVNVWGTGAPGETVRVVINNVEQTTTVTASGNWTLSLPAQAKGGPYTLSVQGDNTLSFDDVWYGDVWIAAGQSNMEWDLKDHVTGNEKALAEAGNARIRLYDVPNTLSPEVQTTLPDSKWLVANASTAGASSAVAWFFAEKVSSEEDVMVGIIESNWGGTPAEAWIDLATVETVPGYREQAEAVKGNPDWAKTLRDNDTRNTEKWRRIDSEAVALATGAAEVDFDDSQWPEVTLPNSTPFTEFTWLRHTFTLTDDDLSKPVTINVGDIVQNAFVFINGHVIAKEDWRNGDSLHHLPEKWLRRGKNVFAIRVTNDWDNKAYVGRPAQIWREVGTEKVDISGQWRGTNTIEPPVPEVENYTFTPGFLYNAMINPLLPYRVKGVIWYQGESNVDRQEYYADLFKTLIRTWRKKADDDTFPFLFVQLSAFLKPQALQPDSAWAYLRDAQKETLSLPDTGMAVSIDVGNPDDIHPKNKRPVGERLWRQAARQAYGHQDIVTSGPDFSGMDIEGDKVTLRFSNAEGLTTTEGNAPAGFIIAGEDKRFFLADAELDGETIILTNANVKKPVAVRYAWADYPVVNLVNGEGLPAVPFRTDNWPATSVTAGQ; translated from the coding sequence ATGAAAAAAAGCCTTTTGTGCATGACACTATCCCTTGTCATGTCAGTGCACGCATCTGCAGCAGAAATAGCGACGTTATTTACTGATCACATGGTGTTACAGCGTGACAAACCGGTCAATGTGTGGGGCACAGGTGCGCCCGGCGAAACTGTCCGTGTTGTGATAAATAACGTGGAACAAACCACAACGGTAACAGCTTCCGGGAACTGGACCCTTTCGTTACCGGCACAAGCAAAAGGCGGCCCTTATACTCTTTCTGTGCAGGGCGATAATACCTTGTCATTTGATGATGTGTGGTACGGCGATGTGTGGATCGCCGCCGGGCAATCCAACATGGAATGGGACTTAAAAGACCACGTCACGGGTAATGAAAAAGCACTGGCTGAAGCCGGTAATGCACGCATTCGCCTTTATGACGTGCCAAATACCCTGTCGCCGGAAGTGCAGACCACATTGCCTGACAGCAAGTGGCTGGTCGCCAATGCCAGCACTGCCGGTGCATCCTCTGCCGTGGCCTGGTTTTTTGCTGAAAAAGTCTCATCAGAAGAAGATGTAATGGTGGGCATTATTGAAAGCAACTGGGGCGGCACACCGGCAGAAGCCTGGATTGATTTGGCGACGGTTGAAACTGTGCCCGGCTACCGGGAACAGGCTGAAGCAGTAAAAGGTAACCCTGACTGGGCAAAAACGCTGCGTGATAACGACACGCGAAATACCGAAAAGTGGCGTCGTATCGACAGCGAAGCCGTAGCACTGGCTACCGGTGCGGCTGAGGTTGATTTCGATGACAGTCAATGGCCTGAAGTCACTCTGCCGAACAGTACACCGTTTACTGAATTTACCTGGTTGCGGCATACCTTCACGCTGACAGACGATGATTTGTCAAAACCTGTCACGATTAATGTGGGTGACATTGTTCAGAACGCTTTTGTGTTTATTAACGGTCACGTGATTGCGAAAGAAGACTGGCGCAATGGTGATTCACTGCATCACCTGCCTGAAAAGTGGCTGCGGCGGGGAAAAAACGTATTCGCTATCCGGGTGACGAACGACTGGGATAACAAAGCCTATGTGGGCCGGCCGGCACAAATCTGGCGCGAAGTCGGCACTGAGAAAGTTGATATATCCGGACAATGGCGGGGCACTAATACCATTGAACCCCCTGTTCCTGAGGTAGAAAACTACACCTTCACTCCCGGGTTTTTGTATAACGCGATGATAAACCCCTTGCTACCTTACCGGGTAAAAGGCGTTATCTGGTATCAGGGCGAAAGCAATGTCGATCGTCAGGAATACTACGCAGACTTATTTAAAACACTGATCAGGACATGGCGTAAAAAGGCGGATGACGACACATTTCCATTCCTGTTTGTGCAGCTTTCAGCATTTTTGAAACCACAGGCTTTACAGCCTGACAGTGCATGGGCTTACCTGCGGGATGCACAAAAGGAAACCTTATCTCTGCCGGATACCGGCATGGCTGTGTCTATTGATGTGGGTAATCCGGACGACATTCATCCTAAAAACAAGCGGCCTGTGGGCGAGAGGTTATGGCGTCAGGCGGCCCGGCAGGCTTACGGCCATCAGGATATCGTAACGTCAGGGCCGGACTTTTCAGGTATGGATATTGAAGGCGATAAAGTGACGTTACGTTTCAGCAATGCTGAGGGCCTGACAACAACAGAAGGTAACGCACCTGCAGGCTTTATTATCGCCGGTGAAGATAAGCGGTTCTTTCTTGCTGACGCGGAACTGGACGGTGAGACGATTATATTAACTAATGCGAATGTGAAGAAACCTGTTGCCGTGCGTTATGCCTGGGCTGATTATCCGGTCGTGAATCTGGTGAACGGGGAAGGCTTACCCGCAGTACCTTTCAGAACGGACAACTGGCCCGCTACATCTGTAACGGCAGGGCAGTAG
- a CDS encoding LacI family DNA-binding transcriptional regulator, which yields MATIRDVSRESGLSIATVSRAISNPEMVSKQSLRRVNQAIEKLQYRPNLTSQKFRLQRTNTIVVLVPNIANLFFAQLISGVEDTAAKHGFNVLLGDTRDSASREQEFIQLVETRQADGLIQLTPHNDKAVLPIKDVKAVNAAGCAGTPYYSVRIDNEEAAAKMVTYLVSQGHRRIGMISGLKDNLHSMARQDGYKQALENAGIAFDEELVVEGDFSFWSGFNAVKHFVNMDERPTALFCANDEMAIGALKGLKEKGLKVPDDISVTGFDDLDMANYCDPPLTTIRQPAVRMGEEAAELLFRIIEGEQPKLTEYILPFEIIIRESTRAVK from the coding sequence ATGGCCACTATCCGTGATGTTTCCAGAGAGTCAGGCTTATCAATAGCCACCGTTTCAAGAGCTATCAGTAACCCTGAAATGGTCTCAAAGCAAAGTCTCCGCCGTGTGAATCAGGCGATAGAGAAATTGCAGTACCGGCCAAATCTCACCTCTCAAAAATTTCGCTTACAGCGCACTAACACCATTGTGGTGCTGGTACCTAACATTGCAAACCTGTTCTTCGCCCAGTTAATCAGTGGCGTTGAAGATACGGCTGCAAAACATGGTTTTAATGTGTTGCTCGGTGATACCCGTGACAGTGCCAGCCGGGAGCAGGAATTTATTCAACTGGTGGAAACCCGTCAGGCGGACGGATTAATTCAGCTGACTCCCCACAATGACAAAGCTGTTTTGCCTATTAAAGATGTAAAAGCCGTGAATGCGGCCGGCTGTGCCGGTACCCCTTACTATTCTGTTCGCATCGACAATGAAGAAGCCGCTGCCAAAATGGTGACGTATCTGGTCAGTCAGGGCCACCGCCGCATCGGTATGATTTCCGGCCTGAAAGACAACCTTCACTCCATGGCCAGGCAGGATGGTTACAAACAGGCGCTGGAGAATGCCGGCATTGCCTTTGATGAAGAGCTGGTGGTTGAAGGCGACTTTTCCTTCTGGTCCGGATTTAATGCAGTGAAGCATTTCGTCAATATGGACGAGCGGCCTACGGCGCTTTTCTGTGCTAACGATGAAATGGCAATCGGTGCACTTAAGGGCTTGAAAGAGAAAGGTCTGAAAGTGCCGGATGACATTTCTGTCACCGGATTTGACGATCTGGATATGGCCAATTACTGCGATCCTCCATTGACCACCATCAGGCAACCTGCTGTGAGAATGGGGGAAGAAGCTGCCGAATTGCTGTTCCGCATAATTGAAGGTGAACAGCCGAAACTTACCGAATACATTTTACCGTTTGAAATCATTATCCGGGAAAGCACGCGGGCTGTTAAATAG